The following proteins come from a genomic window of Microtus ochrogaster isolate Prairie Vole_2 chromosome 7, MicOch1.0, whole genome shotgun sequence:
- the Slc26a11 gene encoding sodium-independent sulfate anion transporter: MAPDTCCCSRGTLKRRLPILAWLPVYSLQWLKMDFIAGLSVGLTVIPQALAYAEVAGLPPQYGLYSAFMGCFVYLFLGTSRDVTLGPTAIMSLLVSFYTFHEPAYAVLLAFLSGCIQLAMGFLHLGFLLDFISCPVINGFTSAAAITIGFGQIKNLLGLKNIPRQFFLQVYHTFLHIGETRVGDAVLGLACMVLLLVLKLMRARMPPPHPETPLGVKFSRGLVWTVTTARNALVVSFAALVAYSFEVTGRHPFVLTGKIEEGLPPLRAPPFSVTRDNKTVSFSEMVQDMGAGLAVVPLVGLLESIAVAKSFASQNNYRIDANQELLAIGLTNMLGSLVSSYPVTGSFGRTAVNAQTGVCTPAGGLVTGVLVLLSLDFLTSLFYYIPKSALAAVIIMAVAPLFDAKILRTLWRVKRLDLLPLCVTFLLCFWEVQYGILAGTLVSLIILLHSVARPKTQVSEGHILVLQPASGLQFPAIDALREAIMNRALEASIPRCTVLECTHVSSIDYTVVVGLRELLEDFRKQGVTLAFAGLQVPVLRTLLAADLAGFQHFSTLEEAEKYLQQETGPQPYNIHEDSVQSTRSPC; this comes from the exons ATGGCGCCGGACACCTGCTGCTGCTCTCGTGGGACCCTGAAGAGGAGACTGCCCATTCTGGCCTGGCTGCCTGTCTACTCACTGCAGTGGCTGAAGATGGACTTCATCGCTGGACTCTCCGTGGGACTCACGGTCATCCCCCAGGCTCTGGCCTATGCAGAAGTGGCTGGACTCCCACCCCAG TATGGCCTCTACTCGGCCTTCATGGGCTGCTTCGTGTATTTGTTCCTGGGCACCTCCCGGGACGTGACTCTGGGCCCCACGGCTATCATGTCCCTCCTGGTGTCCTTCTACACGTTCCACGAGCCCGCCTACGCCGTGCTGCTAGCCTTCCTATCTGGGTGTATCCAGCTGGCCATGGGCTTCCTGCATTTAG GGTTTCTACTCGACTTTATCTCCTGCCCTGTCATTAACGGCTTCACTTCTGCTGCCGCCATCACCATTGGCTTTGGACAGATCAAG AACCTGCTGGGACTGAAGAACATCCCCCGGCAGTTCTTCCTCCAGGTCTACCACACCTTCCTCCACATCGGAGAGACCAG GGTGGGCGACGCCGTCCTGGGGCTGGCCTGCATGGTGCTGCTTCTGGTGCTGAAGCTGATGCGGGCACGCatgcctcctccccatcctgaGACGCCCCTTGGCGTGAAGTTCAGCCGTGGACTGGTGTGGACTGTCACAACGG CTCGCAATGCCTTGGTGGTCTCCTTTGCGGCCCTAGTTGCTTACTCCTTCGAGGTGACAGGACGCCATCCTTTCGTTCTGACTGGAAAGATAGAGGAGGGGCTCCCTCCTCTGCGGGCCCCACCCTTCTCAGTGACCAGAGACAATAAGACCGTCTCCTTCTCAGAGATGGTGCAG gatATGGGGGCCGGACTGGCTGTGGTACCTCTGGTGGGTCTCCTGGAGAGCATCGCCGTGGCCAAATCCTTTG CGTCTCAGAACAACTACCGCATCGACGCCAACCAGGAGCTGCTGGCCATCG GCCTCACCAACATGCTGGGCTCCCTCGTCTCCTCTTACCCCGTCACTGGCAGCTTTGGGCG GACAGCTGTGAATGCCCAGACTGGGGTGTGTACCCCAGCAGGAGGCCTGGTGACTG GTGTGCTGGTGCTGCTCTCTCTGGACTTCTTGACTTCACTCTTCTACTACATTCCCAAGTCTGCGCTGGCTGCCGTCATCATCATGGCTGTGGCCCCACTCTTTGATGCCAAGATTCTCAGGACGCTCTGGCGTGTTAAGA GACTGGATCTGCTGCCACTCTGCGTGACCTTCCTGCTGTGCTTCTGGGAGGTTCAGTACGGCATCCTGGCTGGGACCCTGGTGTCTCTGATCATCCTCCTGCACTCTGTGGCGAGGCCCAAGACCCAG GTATCAGAAGGACACATCCTGGTCCTGCAGCCAGCCAGTGGCCTGCAATTCCCTGCAATTGATGCCCTGCGAGAGGCAATAATGAACCGGGCCCTGGAAG CATCCATACCACGATGCACAGTCCTGGAGTGCACGCATGTCAGCAGCATAGACTACACCGTGGTTGTGGGACTCAGGGAACTCCTGGAGGACTTCCGGAAGCAGGGTGTCACCCTGGCCTTCGCTGGCCTGCAG GTACCTGTGCTTCGCACCCTGTTGGCCGCGGACCTGGCGGGGTTCCAGCacttcagcactctggaggaggCCG AGAAATACCTGCAGCAAGAAACAGGGCCTCAGCCCTACAACATCCACGAGGACTCTGTCCAGAGCACAAGATCTCCCTGCTGA